The window CAAGATTATGATAATTTACACATAACAGGAATAATTGACACCTATGATGGTGGTTTAGAATTTCTAAAAAATTACGACAAGAAAAACAATTTAATTATTTTCTTGGGTTCTAGCTTTGGAAACTTTTCTCATATTGATGGTGAGAACTTTTTAGAAAAAATTAATTCTACCATGAAATCAGGTGATCTATTTCTAATCGGATTAGATCTGGTTAAAGATACAAAAATTTTAGAATCTGCATATGATGATTCACAAGGAATCACCTCTGAATTCAATCTTAATGTCTTATCTAGAATTAATGATGAACTTGATGCAGATTTTGATTTGAATAATTTCTCACATTATTCTATTTACAACAAAGATGAACAACGTATTGAAATGTATTTGAAATCTCTTGTAAATCAATCAGTAATTATTTCAAAATCTAATCTATCACTAAATTTGAAGAAGAACGAACTGATTCACACCGAGCATTCTCATAAATACACATTAGACCAGATCAAAACTCTTCTCAAAAAAACTGGATTTAATATTATACATACGTGGTTGGATGATGATACATATTTTTCATTAACTTTAGTATCTAAGAATTAGATGTCTTCAGCACATCTGAATCCTGAAAATAACCAACGTTCATCTAGTCTAAAGAAGTTTCTGTAACTTCCTCTAATTGACATTTTTGGTGTTCCAAAAGATCCTCCTCTCAAAACTTTTTGATTTGTAAACCATTTGTCATTATATTCATCAAAACCTGACTTGAATCCTGGATAACCTGTAAATTCTGATGATGTCCATTCCCAAATATCTCCTATCATCTGATGGCATCCATAATGACTAATTCCATCTGGATATGCCCCTATTTCTGAACAGCCCCAATTGTATGATTCAAGTAAATTACATTTTTCTGACGTTGGGTTTTCATTTCCCCATGGAAAGACTGTTTTTTCTTGTTTTTCTTTATTCCAACATGCTGCTTTTTCCCATTCAGCCTCTGATGGTAGTCTTTTTCCTGCCCATTTACAGTATGCATCTGCTTCGTAAAAGCTAACATGACAAACTGGTTCTTTTGGATTAATTTTTCTAATTCCTAGAAAATCTCTTACATACCAAATATTGTCAATTTTTTCCCAATACATTGGAGATGTCCATTTGTTGTCTTTGACTTTCTCCCATCCATCTGATAACCAATACTTGTATGTACTATATCCTCCATCTTCAATAAATTCAAGATATTGCTCATTTGTAACAGGAAATATGTCGATTTTGTAATTTTCTAGGAACACCTTGTGTTCTGGTAATTCAATATCATAACAAAATCCTTTTCCATTATTTCCCATGGTGTAAATTCCCCCCTCTATCGTAACTGACTTTTTCTCCATTTCACTTGTTTTTGGGATTTCATTTTTTTTAACTGGTCTATATTGCTCTGCAAGTAAATGTTGCAAATCATATACTAACAGCTCTTGATGTTGACATTCATGATGGAATCCCATAACGATCATTTTAGCTGATTCTTCACTCAGTTTTTGTGTTTCAATAAATTTCTCAACTCTTTGATTTATTGTGTTAAAGTATTGGAAAATTTGGTCTGTTGTTGGCCTTGACACAACTCCTCGTAAGCCTTTGTCATGTGGAACCCCAAATTGTTGATAATAGGAATTAAGATATTCTGAAAATTCTTTAGAATAAAATTCATAATTTGTGTCAATTTTACTCATTATTGCTTCATAAATCCAACTAACATGACCTATGTGCCATTTTGGTGGACTCATAAAAAATGCTGTTTGTACAACAAAGTCATCTTTTTCTAAAGTTTTTACTAATTCTAAAGTTCTATTACGAGTTTCTTTAAATTGTTGAAGTAGTGAATTTCTTGAATCTAGCTCTAGATTTGAAGCCATAATTGAAAAATCTTTTTTTCTATTATTATATTTGTGGGTGTTTTGATACTAGTACCCTCTTGCAAAAATTGGTATTGATGCACTTTGCTCTTGACAATAGATGCATTTTTGACTGGTATCTTCACTCTCAAATGGAATTACTCTGATTTCTGCTCCCGTTTCTTCTTTGATTTTGTCTTCGCATTCTAATTTTCCACACCATGGTGAATTGAAGAATCCTCCTTTTTCGATTTTAGATTTAAAATCTGTATAATTTGAAATGTTTATTGTGTTGCTGTCTGCATCTTTTCTGGCTTTTTTCAGCATCTCTATTTGAATTTCATCTAGAATTGCAAATATTTTTTCTATTTCTGCAAAATTTATTGTTAATTTTTCTGAATTGTATCGTTTAGCAACAATCATGCTATCTTTTTCTAAGTCTTTGGGGCCTATTTCAATTCTTAATGGGACTCCTTTCATTTCCCAATCATTAAATTTGTAACCTGGAGACAATCCTTCTCTATCATCTATGCTTACTCTGATTTCTTTAGCTTCAAGTTGATTTCTAATTTCTTCCACTTTTGGCATTACTTTGTTTTCCCCTTCTTCGTTTCGATAAATTGGAACAATTACTACTTGAATTGGTGCTACTTTTGGTGGCAACACCAACCCTTTGTCATCACCATGAGCCATGATCATTGCGCCAATTAATCTCCAAGACACTCCCCATGATGTTTGCCAAGCAAAATGTTCGACATTATCTTTATCAGCAAATTTTACTTCAAATGGTTTTGAAAAATTTTGTCCTAAGAAATGTGATGTGCCCATTTGCAATGCCTTTCCATCTGGCATGATTGATTCCATGGTTGTTGTGTATACTGCGCCCACGAATTTCTCTTTTTCACTTTTTTTACCTGTTGTTACAGGAATTGCCAATTCTTCTTCAACTGTATTTTTGTAGATGTCTAGTATTTTCATTACTTCTTTTTCTGCCTCTTCTTTTGTGGTGTGAACTGTGTGGCCTTCTTGCCACAAAAATTCTGACGTTCTAAGAAATGGTTTCGTTGCTTTAATTTCTGCTCTTAATGCGGTATTCCAAAAGTTGATTTTTAGAGGTAAATCTCTCCAACTCTGAATCCATTTTGAATATAATGTATATGCTAAAGTTTCTGATGTTGGCCTTAATGCTAATCTGTCTCCGACTTCGTTTGTTCCAGAATGTGTTACCCAAAACACTTCTGGATTGAACCCTGCAAAATGTTTCTGTTCTTTTCCTAACAGTGATTCAGGAATCAAAATTGGCAAAAACCCATTTCTAATCCCATTTTTAGAAAATTTCTTATCAAATGTGTCTCTTAACGATTCCCAAATTGAATATCCATCTGGTCTTAGTACGATTAATCCTTTTACAGGTGCATAATCTGCAAGTTTTGCTTTGAGAACCACTTGGGTATACCATTCACTGAAATCTTCTTTTTTTGAAACTGTAATTCCTACGTCTTCTTTACCCAAACTAGAATTTGATGAATTAATTTAACTAATGAGCCTTTCGTGATAATTTGAATCCTATAATTTGTCGCCTTTACAAAGTACTTTTCCCATTACTCTGCTTTGGAAATTTGGACATACAAAACACTGGATGAAATGAATATCTTCTTTTAGAACAGGACATTCTACAAATTCCTGCTTCATCCTTTTGAGCATTTTTGGACTGACTCCTTTTAATTTCAATTTTCCTTTTTCATCCATCATGCCTGATGCTTTTAGTTCTTCTTTAACTGGATCTGGTAATTTTTGTCTTCCTTCTCTTTCTTGTATTTCTACTTCGTATTTACGGTCTAATTCATCAGCCATGTCCTTTAGAAAACATTCGGTGATTTATTATTAGCGTTTTTTAGATCCAAAAGCAGTTTAAACTTTAATATAATTAGCGATTTTTTTCCAAATCAGAAATCTATTGTTAGTAATTTTTGATGTTGAGGGAGTTTTGTATGATGAAGAATATCTCCCAATTCTTGCAGAAAAACTCAACAAACAAGATGAAATTTGGGAAATTACAAAACAAGGAATTCAAGGAAAAATTAACTGGGAAGAAGGATTGCGAACTAGAGTAGCTGCACTAAAAGGACTAGATGAAAAAACTTGTCAAGAAGTTTCTGATGCTTTACCTATAATGACAGGTGCAAAAGAAGCTTGTAGAGCATTAAAGGCTGCTGGATGGAAGTTGATGGCTGTATCTGGCGGATTCACTTTGATGATGGAACGATTACAAAAAGAATTAGGCTTGGATTATGTTTATTCAAATGAATTGTTATTCAAAGATGGAAAACTTGATGGCGTCACCATTAACGTCGATTCTGATAAATCCAAATCTGCAAGAATAAAAATTGAAGAATGGGGAGAGAAAAAAGAAGATATTGTATGTGTGGTAGATGGCGCAAACGATGTAAAATTATTTGATATTTGTGGATTGGGAATTGCCTATCGAGCACAAGATCTTGTAAAAGATTTGGCAACTACAACTCTGGAAGAAAAAGATCTTTCTAAAATTATTGATATAATCAACAAACACTACAAGCTTGAATTAGAAGCTGTCACTCCTGCATAAACAATTTTTTAGTCCTCTGCTTTAGATATTTTACTTGCAAATTATTCCTGTTCATTTTGAAAAAGAAATCAGTCCTTCTGATGATCTTTCTGATATTTTACTAAAATTTGACAACCTAAATGACGGGGATATTATAGTAATTGCCCAAAAAGTAATCTCCAAACAAGAAAAAAGATTAGTAAGCTTGTCCAGCGTTGTTCCTTCCTTGTTGGCTCAAGGGATCGCGTCTCAATACAAAAAAGATCCTCGAATTGTTGAATTGATTTTATCTGAATCAAAGAAAATTGTTAGGATGTCTCGTGGAATTTTAATTGTTGAAACTCATCATGGATTTATTTGTGCAAATGCTGGAATAGATGAAAGCAATGTTGAAGAGGGATTTGTAACTCTGCTACCCGTCGATTCTGATAAATCTGCACAATTAATTCGGAAAAAAATTTTTGAACGTTCTGGAAAAAATATTGCTATAATTATTTCTGATACATTTGGTCGTTCATTTAGACTTGGACAAACCAATCATGCAATAGGAGTATCTGGACTAAACCCAATTTTAGATTATGAAGGAACTTTGGATTCTTTTAACAAAATTTTGCGAGTTACTGCAATTGCAGTTGCTGATGAACTTGCATCGTCTTCTGAATTGGTGATGGGAAAATCTTTGAAATGTCCTTTTGCAATTATTCGTGACTATTCTTTTGAATTCGAAGAATGTTCTATTGACAAATTAATTCGTCCTGAAAATGAAGATCTTTTTAGATGATGGTTTTGAAATTTTGTTAAGACCAAAAATCGGGCAAGATAAACTCAAATAGATTTTATAGCTACGTGAAGTGTAGCTTAAATAAATTAGCCCCTAATACATAATATGAGTTCCAGGGCTGTTTTGTTATTTGAAAATAGCATAAAATCCGATTCTACTAGAAAAACTTACAATTATTGTCTTAGAAGATTTGTAGATTATTACAAGCTAAAAGGAATTGATGCATTACTTTCAGTGGAACCTAAACCATTACAAACAATGCTTGAAGATTATCTGTTTCATTTGAAAAAATCAGTCAAAGTTGCAACTATCAGAACTCATTTTGCAGCCATTGAGCTATTTTGTATAGTAAATGATCTTGATGGAGTCAATTTTAGAAAGATTCGAAAAATGTATCCTGCATCTGAAAAGATACAGGGTCGCAATGCCTGGTCAACAACTGATATTCAAAAGATATTGGAATCTACCAAGGAACTACGTACAAAAACACTCATTCACTTTCTTGCTTCTACTGGGTGTCGAATCGGTGCGATACCTGATCTAAAAATTGGTAATCTAACTGAGATGCCCGATGATTGTTTGGCAGTAATGTTTTATGAAGGCACTAATGATGAGTATGTTGGATTTCTTCATCCAGAGGCTGCATCATACATGCGTTCATATCTTGAAAGAAGATCTTCTGATGGAGAAAAACTCGACAAAAATCACCCTCTATTCCGAGAACGATATAGTATAGGTATAGCCAAACCTAGGAGTATCAGTCAGCCCAATCTGAGAACAATTATCCATAGACTGGTCACATCCACAGCACTACAAAGAGAAAAAACTGATGGACGGTTTGATGTAATGACCATTCATGGGTTTAGAAAAAGATTCAACACTGTTCTCAAGCTAAACAAGACAATCAATCCTGCAATAATTGAAAAACTAATGGGACACAAGATTAACCTAGACGGTGTCTATCTTACACCAACACGAAATGATTTGTTTGAAGAATTTAAAAAAGGAATTTCTGATCTTACCATATCTGACTCTGAAAGATTAAAGTCTAGAAACAAGAAACTGGAAGTTGAAAAGAAAAATTCAGAAAATCAATCAACCAAAATTAATGAACTGGAATCAAAGATTGACATACTTACACACAAAATGGAACTGATTTCAAAAACTCAAGAATCTAAATAATTTTCTTAGAAATCCCATCCTCCTGTTGGAGTCTTGTTTGAAAACCATATTGGTTGGAATTGTAATTTTCTATCATATTCTTTTGGTGTATCTTTTATGGTTCTTGTAAGTAAAGCCATCCATCCTAACATTCTCTTAAAGTCATCATGAAAAGAATACCAAATTTGACTAGATGAGTATTCGTTGCTTATCACGGTATCCATATAATCTCCTATAATTCCTAGAATCTGATACATTAGCCCCACTCTGAAATCTGTAATGGGTTTGCCTCTCTCATAATTTTTCATATGAATTGATAATGCAGCATCAACCAATCTTGCAAGATTGTTATTTCTAAATTGAATGCTGCTCATTCTCATTCTGTTTCCACTAAATGTTGCAGCATCTTTTGATTTTCTAGGATCTAGTATCTCTTCAAGCTCCTCTTCAAATCCCTTAGCTAATCTTGGGCTAGCTGCCATGGCTTCAAAGAAGTAAGTTAAATTTGCAAAAGCTGGAAAAATCGTATTGTCGATATAATCTACTTTCTTTTTGTCTAGGGCTCGTAATTTCTTCTTGTCTTCTGATGATAGTTCTTTTCCTTCTTTGGTTAATCGCTCTCTTTTTTTGTGAATATGTAACCAATCCTGAATAAAGGTCACAAGTGTCTCATCAGGTATGTAACTTTTTTCATCTTTGATCTTCTGAACCCCTTTAATTATCCCTTTTTTCATGTAACATCTACTCATATTGTTACATAAGTCTATTATTATCTATAATGAAAAGAGATACTGAGATTTCAAAAATCTGGGTTACTGGCAAGAGTTCCTATACCATGGTTATCCCAAAAAAATTTGCTTTAGATCTAAAACTTGATTCTGAATCCTATCTGGTAATTGAGAAAACCACTGAAGGTCTGATAATCAAAAAATTGGAGGTTGGACATGAAATCAAAAATTCTTGAAAGTCTTAGAGAATGTTGTAATAACACAAAATCTTACATTGTAATTTATGACGGTGCAGGTACTGGAGATTTACCTCTTTTAGTTTGTGAGGGTTGCTTAAACAAACCCTCATTCCAAAAATTCATTTTAGCTAAATTCAAATTTACTCAAAAAAATACAGTTGAAGACATTTTAAGAAATTATTTACAGAACTAAAATGACCAATCATTCTTTGTTCAAGTTTATGAGTCCTGCCTTTGAGCAAAGTAATTCTACTTTAAAAAATACACAAGAGTTTGTTTCAGAATCAAAGTTTCTTACTAACTGGTTAGAAGTAGAACATCAAGGTTGGAAGCTTCCTGCAATAGAAGAGCCACATGATTGGTGTGGATTGTGGAAAACTGTTGGTTGTAACAAAGTAGATGTCCATGAAAAACTAGGCAAAGGGAGATTAACATATGTTAAACAGTTTCGTCGTTCATGTTATCGTGCAAAATGTAAGTCATGTTATACCAACTGGATTGTACGACAAGCTAATGCCTCAACAAGAAGGATAGAAACTTTTGAGAAAAAATCAAACCAAAAACCAATCCATTTGATATTTGCAGTACCTGTAGAACAAAGACATACTCCAATCAAAATATTACGTCAAAGACTAAGTCATATACTAAAACTTGGAAACATTCATGGTGCATCAGTAATATTCCATCCATTCAAGTTTGATAAGAAAACACGAAGATGGTATGCATCACCTCATTTTCATCTAGTGGGATTTGGTAAATCATCCGACATTCAAAATGCCTTTGGGCGATACAAATGGTATATCAAAGAAACAGAAGAACGAAATTCTATATTTCAAACTTTTTGCTATTTGTTATCTCATTGTGGTATTCAGAAAGGATACCATGCTGTTACCTGGTTTGGCAGTCTCTCTTATAGCGAATTGCCTGTTGATAAAGAGCCCAGAATCACCAAATGTCCTCTCTGTAACGGAGAATTTGAGGAAATTTACTATGAAGAACCAATCCATCCGATAATACCGCCTGATAAGCACTTTGAAGGGGCAGTTGAAGGTGAAGGATGGCACAAGGTGTTTACTGTAGAGTATGCAGAGCCAACATATGAATATGCTCCAACTAGGGATTTGGATGAATTGTTGAAAGGATTAGCAAATTAAGCATTCATTCTAAATTTTGGTTGTGTGGGATCCTGTCTTATTTTTAAGATTTTTTTATTTTATGAATTTAATATTTCGTTATACCATTCCTATAAATTCAAGATTCGTGTAAATAATGTATGAGTCTGATTGAATCCCTTAGTGAGTTTTATACAAATTATGCTTGGTTTTTATGGATTCTGGGAATTTTAATCCCTTCTGTCATATCAGCTGTAATTCCTAAGATTAGAAGGAAATTCAAAACACTATTTTTTAGAATGATATTAAAAATTCAAGGAAATGATGTTGGAATAAATGCAGTTTATTTAAAAAATTATCTTGAACCTCCACAAGGAAAAATGAATAATGATATTTTTGATCAAATAAAAAATGAAATCTCCTATGATAAAATAGATAAAGTCAGCATGCACCCAAGGTTCCTAAAAATCCGTTCAAATAAACTTGGAATGAAACTTATAATTTCAATTGAGAAAGAATATTTGGAAATTGAAGATGAGGAATTACAAAGTATTCCATATAATGTAACAATTGAGATGGATGCGGATATCAAAGGTACCTCTAACATACACAATTTGGATGATTTTGTCACAATATCTGAAAAAATTCAAGAAATTATTAGAACAAAATTATTTCCAAATGCAGAAGTTGGGCAATCTTATGTTGTATGTACTGTCAACAATATTCTAAATGATGTATCTATAGATAATGAAAAGAAATTTGAATTTGAAGATAATCAAATCACTATGAGTGGAAACACTACAACCATTCTCTCTCATACTCCTCGTAACCTTACTCAAATTCTGAAGAAGTACGTCTACGCCTAATCACTTTACCTAATACAACGTAATCCATTAACTCATTAATGAAATACTCAATAAATTGACTATCTGAAATATCATCACCTTCATCTAGATTTAGTGAAACTCCTCCATATTTTGAAACTGATACACTTAGATTCATTTTCTCAAAATATCCTGATTCAAATGTAATGGAACTTTTTAACATTTGAGCATATTCTTTTGCAAGTAGGGGATCTTTAGCTATGTCTATTCCATGAATAGTTCCTCCTTGCCAGAATCCTGATCTTTTCACATTACTTTTCTTATGTTTCGGAAAATCTGTTTCTAATTTTTGCATGTTGAAGTGTACGGGCCTTGCAGTGTTCTTGTTTCCTCCTAATGCAATTGATAGAGCTTTAATGACTATTGGACGTTCTTTAATGTTGTTTGTTCTTACAAATTTATCATTAATTATTTGAAAAGTAAATAATCTAGGTACTAAAGAATATTTTATTTTAATTGAATATCTTCCTGTGTCTTCATCTTTATCTCTAGTATGTCTTCCAACTTGAATATAATCAATTAATTCACAATTCAGAATTCTATCCTCTTCTATTTTGTATTCTGATTGTGTTTCTCGTAATTGAATTACTCCTTCTACAGATTCTCCTTCCACCTCATGATTGAATGTAAAAATTTTTGAGAATTTTCCTTTTAATTTCATTTCTTCTTCAAATGCACTAAAAACACCATTAGTCATACTGTATTTTTGAGATAGTCTGATTTAATCTTGTTCATATTATAGTAATTTCTTAAATTTTATATCTGCATATTTTAGCCATAATCATACTTTCAAGTGTCCATCTTGACTAGAAATTGCTTCAAAATACAACTTGTGACGTTTCTAGTTAATCATCACGAGTAAGATATTGTTTGATCTTTGACCAACTGTAATACTAATGTTCATTTAACAATGAACAGTTCTCATTAAACCAATACTCATAAAATGACTATTGGTCTGTGATGCTACTCGAATTATTCTTAGTAACACTGATACTGACGGAACTTATGGTCTATGCGAAGAAATGACTTCTCCTAGAGAAAGCATCCTACTCATTTGTAAACAAAACCCATTGTTAATTGAAATGTAAAATATTTGATCTATTTCAAACGTCTGTAAATTTCCTTAAATTCTTTTGAAAGATCGTATGAAATGTTTAGTATGTGTGTGAGTCGGTTCATCGATACCATACCATTGCCCACCTGTCTTAGGATGGTCAGGGCTTTCTGAGGCGATGTTGCAGATGGCTGTTTCTGATTAGACCATGTCTTAAAGGAGTCCTCTACATCCAGACAGAAATTCAATACAAATTCTTTCCATTCTGGGGTTTGATTCAGCTTATCTTTTCCTAGAAATGCTTCTGCTATTGTGCGAAATTCGTTTTGCCTATCTGCATACAGCATTTTGAGTGATTCCTGAATTTTTTCTTCAGTATATTCTGGTGTCTTTAGCATGTACATTCCCTTAATTTCCATGATCTTAATTTGAAGAGTTTGTAATTAAACCAATCTGAGATTTCATTTTTTGAAAACGTCATGTCAAATCCTCTGGATCTTTTTTTGATAGATTCTGTTTTTTGCCCTTACTCGAAGTTTTGTATTGCAACAAGTACATCGAACAAGATCTGTCTTAATGAATCTGGAGCATACACTGCACCATTTTAATCCATTTTGATATTTGATTCCTCCATCAAATCGTTTTATCTTAAAATCTATACAATGTCCTTTGCATCTTGGTGCCAAGACAAATTAAAGAAAATCACTATACATAAGAACACTGTATTACAATGTTTGCAAATGTTTGCAGAATAAACTTCCTTGTTAAATGTAATATGCAGAATTATGATTCATGGATAGAAATATGATCATGATTGCAGCACTAGTCTCCTTTGGAGTGGCGTTTGGTTTGTGGTTCATTGTTTCTGAGACCCCCTCAGTATCATATGCAGAAAATATTTCTATCCAAAATCCCCCAGTCACACGAACCTTTACTGTGTTTGCTGAAGATACTACTATCGAGATTGCACCTGGCAAACGAATTGAAGCTTGGACTTACAATGGAACCATTCCTGGTCCTACTTTGCGAGCAACTGAAGGTGACAGAGTAATAATCAATTTCATCAACAATGGCAAACTTCCACATACTATGCATTTTCATGGAGATCATAATGAGAAAAATGATGGTGTATTCCAAGAAGTACTTCCAGGCGATTCTTACACCTATGATTTCATCGCCGAACCTGCTGGGGCATTCATGTATCACTGTCATGTAATGCCTGTATCTGAACACATACGAAATGGATTGTATGGGGCATTCATTGTAGATCCTAAAGAAGGATTAGAACCCGCACGAGAATATGTCTTAGTTAAAGGAGAATATGATTTGGAAAATCAAGAAACATGGACTCCTGATTACGTATTTTTCAATGGTTATGCTGACCAATACTGGACAAATCCATTGCCTGCAAAAACCAACGAGCTAGTCCGATTATACTATATTGACATGGGGGCAATTGCAGCCTTTGGCTTCCATATCCATGGAACGATATTTGATACAATTACTTCGGGAATCTGGGAAAATGAACCAATCAAGACACAGACATGGGAAGTAAGTCCTGGAAATGCCGCAATCTTTGAGGCAAAATGGAAAGAGCCTGGAAGATACCTATTCCATTTGCATGGAGTACCAGAAGAAAAGGGAACTATGGCTTACTTTGATGTAAGAGATGCCTCTTCTGATGCAGTTGATGGCGTTGATGTTGCAAAAACTAAATCTATTGATATGTGGGAATGGCAGCAAGAGATTGCAAATAGTTTGCAACAACCTGATCCTGATGCAGAGATTACCCAAACGTCTGTAGTTTCATCTGATCATGGACAACATAATGTCCCTACGTCAGATGATGTTGATACTTCACAGATAGTTGAAACAACTCTTTGTGAAGTGGAAGAAGGCTCTGCAGTAAAGTCATCAAACAAATCATATTATCCAAAAATTACTCAGATAAAAGCTGGAGACACTGTTACATGGACAAACAAGGACATCTCTGTTCATACTGTTACAAGCAATGATGATATCTTTGATTCTGGAATGATGATGTCTGGTGATTCGTTTGAACAAACTTTTGATGAGATTGGTTTGTATGAATACTATTGCATGCTTCATCCTTGGATGACTGGAACCGTGAAAGCTGTGTGATTATTTCTCAAAAGATATTTCCATCATTCTATCCTTGATGACGAAATCGATTTTTTTCTCAAATCCTTCATTGAAAATCAATTCTAGAACTGTTTTGTGATACAACGACCAGTTATATCCCAAATCATGTTTAATGATATAATTGTGCGTTGTATCTTTGATGGTGTGATTCATTTCAAAATCTGATATTTTCATTCTTGTAACAAACCATGCCACAAATGAATCCAGATCCATTGATCCTTTCATGAATGTGGCAATATCTGACACAATGCTTTGTCCAATTTTTTTTGCCATGTCTACTGTTTCTTGTTTTGAAAGTTTTTGAAACAATGCACTTACAATCGGCTTGGCTATTGGAACCATACCTACTTTGGGCACAAACATGTCCCATTCTACATATCGTGAAAAAATCTTATTTGCTAATACGTTTAAGCTAATTCCCTGAGATTCTGATTCGGCTCTAAGTTTTTCTAGGTTTTCACTGTCAAGTCTAAATGACATTGTCTCTGTTTTCTTTTTTTGTTCCGCAACCAATTGCGTTTTTACAATAATTATTAGTTAATTATGTATTGTGATTTGAAGTCTATACTCTGTAATGTAAGCTTGTCATATGACAAATCACTCATGTAGTTTACAATCTAATATAATTTAGAAAGATAATGTATAACATGGAAACATGTCCGAAATGTTCAAGTTTGATTCAAACAAGTGATACAAACATCTCTCTTCATG is drawn from Nitrosopumilus sp. and contains these coding sequences:
- a CDS encoding multicopper oxidase domain-containing protein, whose translation is MDRNMIMIAALVSFGVAFGLWFIVSETPSVSYAENISIQNPPVTRTFTVFAEDTTIEIAPGKRIEAWTYNGTIPGPTLRATEGDRVIINFINNGKLPHTMHFHGDHNEKNDGVFQEVLPGDSYTYDFIAEPAGAFMYHCHVMPVSEHIRNGLYGAFIVDPKEGLEPAREYVLVKGEYDLENQETWTPDYVFFNGYADQYWTNPLPAKTNELVRLYYIDMGAIAAFGFHIHGTIFDTITSGIWENEPIKTQTWEVSPGNAAIFEAKWKEPGRYLFHLHGVPEEKGTMAYFDVRDASSDAVDGVDVAKTKSIDMWEWQQEIANSLQQPDPDAEITQTSVVSSDHGQHNVPTSDDVDTSQIVETTLCEVEEGSAVKSSNKSYYPKITQIKAGDTVTWTNKDISVHTVTSNDDIFDSGMMMSGDSFEQTFDEIGLYEYYCMLHPWMTGTVKAV